Sequence from the Saccharopolyspora pogona genome:
AGCGCCTCACAAACCTACGGTGCGCACGCCTCCGCACGGCACGAATACCTGCCCGGCGCGATGCGGGGCTACTCGTGGTGGTGGGTGCTTCTCTTGCCGGATGTGGGTGGATGTGGTTGTGGTGCCCGCACCGGGCTGCGCCGCTTGCGAACCGGTTTGCCGCTCTCTCCTGTTCCGCGCGCTGTCGCATCGTGGGAACCGGTTTCTTCCGGTGTGGTCTCGGTATGTGTCTTCTCGGTGCGCGGCCTGGATGTGCTCCGGTCGGGCCGGCGCGCCGGTCGGCCTTCCTTTTCCTTTGCAGCACCTTTGGCTTGCGGGATCATGTCGGCATCGGTCGGTGTTCGAGCGCCGTCGTCGGAGCCCTTCAGCCTCTCACCGGCCCGGGTAAGGGCGCCGCCTGTTGTAGCCAAGACCATCCCGATACTGCGGGTCACGCCTGTGCGCAGCCGTCCGAGCCGTCCCTCGCTACCGGATTCGCCGATCTTTTCCTTCACTTGTCCAGTGCGAGACTTAGGCAGGTCCGTGGCAGCGTCGGAAATGGTCCGACCAGTGCGCTTCAAACCGGGCTGGGTCCGCTCGCGGACTAGCGGGGCGTTCGGCAACTTCCCACCCACGTTGTGGACGAGCGGACCAGGGCTGAGCCGCCGAAGCTTCCGGCTCACCTTTCGGGCGGTCTTACGCAGCTCAAGCTTCAGTAACCACCTCTGCACGTAACCGATGACGGTCGCCAGAAACACCTTGATCCGGGTCATCGCAACCTCCGGCGCTATCACATTGCCGGAGATCGCGTCCGCCAAAAAAGTAGGACCTCGACCTCGGCGATGTCCGAGCTGTCGCGCTCGGTGTTCCCCAGCCCCGGCGATTGAAACCACGCGGTGTGAACGACTTGTGCCCGTCGTAGCACCGGACAGTTGGGCACTGGATCGGTTATCGACAGCCACCAGTGGGGTAGCCTCGATGCATGGCTTCGCTGGGCAAGTCAGGGGCCAGGCCACAGAAACTCCTAGCTCGATTGGCCGGATGGCTACGGGAGGCCGCTGGGCGGATCGTCCGCGACCTGCTGGTCAAGGGTTCCGAGGTGCTACACCGAAAGGTTCCCGCCTGGTTGGACAAACTCGCCAACTCGGCGAGCAGTTCGCCGAGCGTGCAATCTGGACTGGCTGGGGTTTCCGCTGCCATTAGGGGGAAGCACCCATTGTGGCCGGCGGTGAAGGCCGCGGTCGCCGGACTGAGTGTCAAGGTCAAGGTTCTCCTGGTCGTTGGCCTTGCCCTCGTCCTGCTGCTGGGGCCCGTGTTGCTCGTGCTGCTCTTGTTGTTCCTGATCGTTGTTGCGGTGATCAGGACGATGCGACTGCGACGCAGTGAGGAACTTTTTACTTTACGGTGATTGTGGGGTGATTCAGAGTGGCATGACCCGCACATCGCGGTCGTGTTCAGAGCGCATGCCATCGTCATCGCTGCTACCAGCTCTTGAACCTTCATCGACTGAGTGTGTCGGGAAGCCCTGACGAAAATCGCGCTGAACGCTGGGAAACGGAAGAGTGCAGCGTAGTTTTCAAGCGTTCGGACGTGGCGTGCATACCGCGATCTTGGCATCGGGAGGGGTCGTGATGTTGGTCCGGATCAAGGTGTACCTGGCGGCTTTCATCGGCTACCTGCTGGGCCGATGGCGCATGGGGAAAGCCGCCTTGCGCCTCGCGCGCCTGCTGGCACGCAAGAAACTGAGCAGCATGCCTGCCCGCCGACGGGCGGCCTCGAATCACAGAAGGCTACGGCTTCAGCGCGCAGGTGTGACTGCTGCAGGCGTTATGGCTGGAGCCGGCGCTGCATACGCTGCATATCGCATGACTCGCTCGGTCGCGCTCGAACCCAGCGAAGCCGAGCAACCGTCTGGCGAAGGCCCTCCAGGGGAAGGCGCTGCGTCGCTGGGTGAGAGCAGGGACGAGACAATCGTTCCGCCAGAGGGTGCTATCCCGGCCGCACGCGAGGCACCCAAGACAAAAGCTAGGAAGGCTGCGAAGAAGGGGACCCAACGCTGACCCGGTACCGAACCACGGCCATCTAATTCGGGCGCCGGAGGTCCCGGTCAGGAGGGGACGCCCAGTGGACCTCGGCCATCAAGACCACCGTGCAAGGACCGGGCTGGCTACCGCATCTCGTTCATCTTCGTCTTGCAAACGCCAAGAGCATACTGGTTGGTGAGCACGATGTTCGTGCGCCCGGGGACGTGCCCTGTGAGGTGCTCCACTGATCAAGGATGCTCTGTCCGGCAAAGGCATCCGCATCTCGGAGGAGGGAGGCGGCACCATGACGTGGTTCCCTCGCTTGCTCGGCATCGGTACGGCGGCACTTGGTGCGACCATCGTTCTTCGTCCAGAAGCGCTGGCCGTTCCATGCGGACTGACCGACGCGGCCGGAACAACTTCCCCAGGTGTGGCGGCGCTTTGCCGAGGCATCGGCACTCGAGACGTTGTATCGGGACTGACCCTGGCCTTCGCTCCCAGCCCGAATCCGTTGCGACTGGCCGTAGTAGGTCGCGTGGCGACCGACATCGGTGATGCACTGCTGCTGGGCAGCCTTAAACCCGAACCGCCGACGCGGAGCACTTTGGCGACGCTCGCAGCCGGCCGGGGCTTGCTGAGCGCCCTGATCGGTTTGACCATACGCTCAGGACCACCGGATGAAGCTGCGGAGCTAGGCGGTGAGGAGGCGCATCGCCGAGATCTCCACGAGCACTACACCCCAGAACGTTCATGGCCCCTACGAGACTGGGTGAGTGGCATCGTGGACGAGGAACTCCGGAGGCCGGCGTCGTCCGGTGATCTCGATTTCGAGTTCAGGCAACGATATTCCATCGTGAGGGACAGCCGCGATGGTTGATGTATTTCAAAAGCAGAATCGATCATGAAATCGACCCGTGGCGGAGGTGTCCGGCGGCCAGTGGGCGGGTAGCCTATTGAAATGATCGTGGTAGTCGGCTGATCGGGCTTCGACGCTTGGTCGATTGCAAGATAATAGCGCCGAACACTGGCTGCACTCGGTTACGTGAGTTGATCGTGACTGCGGGCAACAGGCCCGGGCTGTTCGGGCAGGGAGCTGATCATGAAATCCGGACCTCAAATCGCGCTGGCTGTAGCCCTCGGCTATGCCCTCGGGCGAAGTCGCAAGATGAAGCTCGCGATCACAGCCGCGGGGATGTTGGCGGGACGACGTTTCGCGGATCCCAAGGAACTGCTGGCCAAGGGTGGCAAACTGCTACGTGCGTCTCCAGACGTGCAGAAGCTTACGGGGGAGGCGCGAGAGCGATTGCTGGACGCGGCCAAGTCAGCGGTGATGGCGGCAGCAACGAGCAAGATCGAATCGCTTGGTGACAATCTGACGAAACGTGCCGCCGGGTTGCGTGCGGTCAACGTCGAAGGCGCCGGCGAGCAGCTTTCGAGCGCCGGGAAAGAAGTGACCAGCCTCAGCAATAAGGCAATGGGGCGGAGGGCGAGCTCGGAGGGGGCCCCCGAAGCGGACGAGGACGAGACCGACTCTGGGGGAAACGAAGAAGAACAGCCTGCGGAGCAGTCCTCGGAAGGCAGAGTGGAACGCCACCGCCTGCCCGAACACACCACACCCTTGAGCGGTCGGCGGGCGAGGTCTGCCGCCGAGGCGAAGGAAACCGTGAGGACGTCGCAATCCAGTGCGCGGGGCAAGACGACGTCTGCGAACAAGTCCTCCAGCGGTTCGAGCGGCCGGGCTGGGAGCCGGAGCGGCGGTTCGGCGGGGCAGGGCCAGCGCAAGCAGGCGGCGACCCCCAGGTCCAAGCCGTCTGCTCCTAAGAAGACGTCTTGAGCGGGCTGGGTGATGACAATGGCGCAACCGTCCAGCGAAAATCGCGGATCCAGATCGGGTGGCTTGTTGCGAGAACTGCCACTCGAGCCATTGAAGGCCGGCGCCAAGGCGCTACTGATGTCGGCCGGGGAGCGTGCGGCCGGTTTCGTCGGCGACAAGGTCGAAGAAATGGCCGAACGGTTGACCGAATCGGCGGAAAACGGTGGCGCCGGACTGATGGCAGCGGTCACGGGTACCAAGGAGCTGGCAGAAGGAGGATCCCCTGTCAAGTCGGCGCTGAAGGCCGGTTTGACGGGTATGGCAGAAAAAGCCAAAGGCGCACTGGGCATGGGCGGCGGAAAAGGAGGGAAGAAGGGGAAGTCCAAGGTAGTGAACATCATCGAGCACAATGATGTTGGGCTGCCGATTCGCGTCGTGTACGACCAGTGGACCAGGTTCGAGGATTTCCCGAGCATGACGAAGAAAGTCCTTAGCGTGGATCAGGAGTCCGACGAAAAGGTCAACTGGAAGGCGCAGATCTTCCTCTCGAAGCGGAGCTGGCAAGCCACCATCGTCGAACAGGTTCCCGACGAACGGATCGTGTGGACTTCAACAGGCGCGAAGGGGACAGCGGACGGCTCCGTCACCTTCCACGAGCTCGCGCCGGACATGACCAGGATCCTTCTCGTCATCGAGTACTACCCGCAAGGGTTCTTCGAGAAGACCGCGTACATGTGGCGCGCGCAGGGCCGCCGTGTTCGCGCCGACTTCAAGTACATCAAGCGGCACCTGATGACGCGGACGATCTTGGAGCAGGACGCGGTCGAAGGTTGGCGTGGCGAGATCCGAGATCGTGAGGTCGTTAAGACCAACGAAGAGGCTTTGCGCGAAGAGGAAGAAGCGGAGTACGGCCCTGAGGCCGGCGAGGAAGAGCCGCAAGAGTACGAGGGCGAGTACGGCGAAGCCGAAGAGGTCGGCGAGGAGGGCGAGTACGGCGACGAAGGGGAAGAAGCCGAGGAATACGGAGAGGAAGAGGAAGGCGAATACGGCGACGAAGAGAACGAGAGGGGCGAAGAGTCGGAAGCCGAGGAGTACGAAGGTGAAGGCGAGGAGGAGTACGACGAGGGCGAAGGCCGCGAAGACGAAGACCAGCACGGCCGGCGTCGCCGCGAAGCGGTGACGTCCAGCCGGAGAAGGTGATCACATGACCGTTGCGAGCATGCAAGGGGGCGGCGGATCGCCGGTGCAGCGCGGATCGTCGGGCGACTTGGCGGAGGTTGTCGAACTTATCCTGGACAAGGGACTCGTCATCGACGTCTTCGTTCGGGTTTCCCTGGTGGGAATCGAGATTGCCACCGTCGATGCGCGGGTCGTAGTGGCCAGTGTGGACACCTACCTGCGGTTCGCCGAGGCGACCAACAGGCTGGACCTGGAGCAGAAGGGCGGCAAGGACCTCCCGGAGCTGGTGGAGGGCATGACGCAGAGCGGCGTCGAAGGCAAGACCAAAGGAGTGATCGACGCTGCCAAGGACAAGTTCGACGAATTCCGGAGTGGTGATCAGGCGGAGAGGCGGGAGAAGCAGCCTGTGAAGCGCAGGGAACCGCGGAGTCGGGAGCGTGAACTATGACCACGCACGCGAGGCACGCCGAGGGTGTCCGGACCGAGCAAGAAGGCACCGAGAAAGCCGTGTATGTCTACGGCATTATCGGTCGCCGAGACGAGCTGCCGGACGAGCTTCCCTCCGTCGGGGACGACGAAGCCAAGGTGGTGCTGGCCTCGCGCGGCGAACTCTCCGCGTTGATCAGCGAGGTGCGGCTGGTTCGACCGCTCGGCACGCGTGAAGACCTGCTTGCGCATGAGCGTGTCCTCGATACCCTCGCCGCCGAAACGACCGTGATACCGATGCGTTTTGGTTCGGTCGTGACCACTGAGAAAGCGGTCGTCGAGGAGCTGCTGGACCCCCACCACGACCACTTCGAGGCCATGCTAACCGAACTTGAAGGACTCGTTCAGTTCACCGTTCGGGGCAGATACGCAGTGAGCGCGCACCTGCGCGAGATCGTGGCTGAAGTGCCCGAGGTCCGACAGCTCCGCGAAGATCTCAGCGGTCTGCCGGAAGACGCTGGCTATGCAGAGCGCTTGCGGCTGGGTGAACTTGTCAGCAACGCCGTCGCCCAGAAACGCGAATCCGATGCGGATACGCTGATAGCCTCGCTCGAACCGTCCTCCGCTGCTTCACTTTCACATGCGGTCGCAGCCGAAGACGATGCCGTGCACGTCACATTCCTAGTCGATCGCGAGCAGATCCCGCAGTTCGAGCAAGCCGTGGACGAACTGGGGGAGCGGTGGGCGGGACGGATCGACCTGCGCTTGATCGGTCCGCTCGCACCCTACGACTTCTTGCCGGGGGCCTGAACATGGGACTCATCACCGGCCTTCTCACGCTGCCCTTGGCGCCAGTACGGGGTGTCGTGTGGGTTGCCGAACAGGTGAAGCAGCACGCGGAACAGCAGTATTACGACCCCGCGCTCATCCAGCGCCAGATTGCGGACGTCGACGATGCCTACGCGGCCGGTGCGCTGTCCGACTCGGAACGCGACCGGTTGCATGAAGACTTGCTGAACAGGCTGTTCGAGGCGCAGCGGCGGCGTCGAGGAGAGGAGATGTGACCTGGTGGCTACGGCGCGACGCGAGGGATCAGGAGATCGCGAGCAGCCGGCGGAGCGTCGCCGGCGCAACCTCCCGCGGCAGACGGGATCCAGGACGCCGACAACCAAGAGCAGCCCGGAGCAGGACCGGAAGCCGGAGCGGGTGCGCCAAAAACACGACAGCGACGATGACAAAGGCCGAGCGCAAGCACAGCATCCACTCAAAGCGGCCCAGGTGGCCCGGCTGGCCGTACGCCAAGTGCACGAGTTGACCGGTCGACAGCCGGAAGGCGTTACTTCTCTTGAGCGGTCCGAAACGGGCTGGGTCGTGGGCGTCGAGGTGGTCGAGAGCCGCCGGGTTCCGGACACGGCCGACATCTTGGCCGTGTACGAGGCAGAACTGGACGACGACGGTGATCTCGTTTCTTACCGCCGGGTCGACCGCTATTCCAGAGGGCGAGGCAACGAACGATGAACGGCTATGACGGCAGCGACCGGGCCACCGCTCCTGCGGTGCGAGGAGGGGGTGCCCGCGCACCGACGTGGTACGGCGAGCGAGCGACGTCCGCACAACCGCAGTCCGCGAACCTTGCCGACATCCTGGAACGGATCTTGGACAAGGGCATCGTCATCGCCGGTGACATCCAGGTGAACTTGCTGGACATCGAACTGCTCACGATCAAGCTCCGGCTGGTCGTCGCTTCGGTCGAGCGCGCCCGCGAAATGGGGATCGACTGGTGGGAGCACGACCCCACGCTGTCCTCCGGCCACCGCGACCTGGTCGAAGAGAACCGGTCGCTGCGATCACAGGTGCGTGAGCTCGAATCCGGCCGCAGCACGACCGAGGCCGCGCTGGAGGAAGGTGCGGACGAGCCGTTCCCCGAACCTCATCGGGAGGTGCGCGAACGCAGCACTGAGGAGCAGGACCGTGGCTGAAACGCTCTCTTACGTCTACGCGATCTTGCGAGCGGGCGTGGACATTTCCGGGCGTGTGGCAGGAATCGCCGGGTCGGAGGTCCGTCTGGTCACTTCCGGTAGCCTTGCCGCACTTGTCAGCACTGTCGACGCTGGGGAGTTCGGCGAGCAAGGGCTGCGCAAGAACCTCGAAGACATGGGGTGGCTGGAAACTACGGTCCGGGCACATAGCCGGGTCGTCGAGGCCGCGATCACCGCCGCCCCTGTCGCCCCGCTGGCCCTGGCCACGGTCTACTACAACGATGACCGCGTTCGGGCCGCGCTCGCGGAGCGCGGACCCGCGTTTGCAGACATCCTGGAGCTTATCTCCGGTCATGCCGAGTGGGGTGTCAAGGCGTTCGCGGACGTCAGTAGGAAGGAGCAGCGGGAGCCCACCGCCTCGGGCCCCGGAGGGTCCCAGGAGCGGCCGGGGCAGGCATACCTCGGCAAGCTCCGGGAACGGCGGAAGGGACAGGCCGAGGCGGAGCGCGATGTGTTGCAGCAAGCCGAGGAGATTCATGCCGCGCTCAGCGATCTGTCTCATGCGAACCGGGTACATCCGCCGCAGAATCGTGATCTCGCGGGCTATCAGGGGTTGATGGTGCTCAACGGCGCTTACCTGGTGGACGGCGCGCGCACCGAGGAGTTCATTGCGGCGGTGGAGAGCATAGCCGCGGAGAGCGCCCTGCGGATCGAGCTGACCGGACCGTGGGCCCCGTACTCGTTCGCGATGGTGGAAGGTACGGATCAGCGGTGAGCGCGATTGGCGCGGGCCGCGACATCAGCCCGCTCACAGTTGGCGACTCCCGGGAGATCGCACTCGTCGACCTGCTCGACCGGTTGTTGGCGGGCGGCGTCGTGCTGGCCGGCGACATAACCATCTCGCTGGCGGGTGTCGACTTGGTGCGGGTGTCTTTGCGGGCCATCATCACCTCGATCCACGAGGTCACGGTGGACGCCGACTCGTGGGAGCAGGTCGACGATGGGTGAATCTTCGCGTGACCAGCGACCCGAGAGGCAACGGGGACTGCCGCATCGCATCGAAACCGACGCGGAGTCGGTACAACGTGACCTGGTCCGGCTCGTCCTGACTATCGTCGAACTGCTGCGCCAGTTGATGGAACGGCAGGCCCTGCGCCGTGTGGATGCGGGCGGGCTCGACGAGGACCAGGTGGAAGAGCTGGGCCTGGCTCTGATGAAGCTGGAAGAGGCGATGGCCGAACTCCGCGACCGCTTCGGCTTCGCCGTTGAGGACCTCAACCTGGACCTCGGGCCGCTCGGCCCTCTGCTACCTCGCGATGACTAACCACAACGGAAACTGCCATTTGATCGCGATTCGTGGCTTTCTTCGTCGCCCACGCCGTGGCGCTGGTCATGTGACGCCTTTTGCGCGGGTCAGTGGATACGACAGCTACTACTGGAGGTCTCTCTCGTGTCTGTTCTCTGTACACTGCCGCACCGCTAGGGTGACGGATCCTTCATATTTTGCTCTCATGCGTGGGTGCGGTGGATGATCAGCCGATAGATCAGCAGCAGGATGAGCGAGCCGATGATTGCCCATACGAAGCTCATCACGTTGAAACCGCTAACGCCTGCGCCGCCCATTACGTGGGTTGAAATCCAGCCTCCGAGTAGTCCGCCGACGATGCCGATCAAGATGGTCACGATGATCCCGCCAGGGTCACGGCCGGGCAAGATGAACTTGGCGATCGCGCCAGCGATCAACCCGAACAGGATCCAGCTAAGAATTCCCATGACACTCTCCTTCTTCAGGTCTTTTCAGTGCCTATGGGGTTTCCCAGGCTAGGCTCGATGTATTCGCGAGTGGATGTGGGCATCGGTTCCGGCGGTGGGAGGGTGTGCGGGTTACTGATGTCCTGAACCGGTCGGGAGGTCGGCCAATGAGCTTTTCCGTGAAACGGGTTGTTACGCTGCGCCGTCATGTGGTGCGGTTGTGTTGGTGGTGCATCCTGCACGGATGCCTCAAAGCCGTACCCGCGAAGAAATGAGCATCCATTGACCCGACGTGACTGGGGCGGACTACCGACCGCCGTGCGTGCCGCGATCGAGGACCAGTGCGGCACGGTGACGCGGGCGGTGCTCCCGGACGCCGGGCGGAACTCGGACGTGTCTGCCACCCTGCACACCGGTGGCGGGCATGTCCTGTTCTGCAAGGGCGTCCGGCTGGAGACCCCACGTGCCCGGATGCACCGGCACGAGGCGCAGGTGAATCCGTACCTTCCGCCGGAGGTGGCGCCGCGGCTGCTGTGGCAGGTCGAGGTCGACGGGTGGCTGCTGCTCGGGTTCGAGCACGTGCCCGGTCGGCATGCAGATCTCTCGCCGGGTTCGCCGGACCTTCCGCAGGTTGCCGCGACAGTGCGTGCGCTCGGTGAAGCGTTGACGCCGTGCCCACTTGATGTTCCCCGGCTGGCGGAGCAGTGGACGCGCCTGGCAGCCTGGCGGCGCTTGGCGCACAACCCGGCCGCCGAACCGGCGGCCTGGCTGCGGGACCGGCTCGGAGAGTTCATCCACCGCGAACGCCGCGCGTTCCAGGCACTCGACGGCGACACGCTCGCCCACACCGACCTGCACCCGCTGAACGTGTTGGTCGCCGACCGGGCCCGGGTGGTCGACTGGGCATGGTCGCGCCGCGCCGCGCCGTGGGTGGATCCCGCATTCCTGGTGCTCCGGCTGATCGAAGCCGGACACCTGCCGGAGGCGGCCGAACGCTGGGCTGCCGCGACTTTTCCCGCGTGGCGCACCGTAACTGACGAGACCCGCACTGACTTCGCGGTCGCCGTGCTCGGTGCGTGGCACCACATGTTCCGCGTGGACCCGGACCCGCAGCGCGCCCCGCTGGTGACCGTCGCCCGCAGATGGGTTGCGCATCGCCTCGGCGAGACAGTTGACACGGCGCCGCTGGTGTCGGGCATGTGGTGACCCGCACCTGGGCCGGAACAACGAACGCGCCCCGCACCGTGCGAGGCGCGGGGCGAGTTCAGGCGTGCACGCCCGCCGCACTGGTGGACCTGATGGAAGCTCGCCGAGCGATCCCGGGTCGCTCGGTGAAGCGTGCACGGGATCGTGACCAGCCCAAAACTTATCTGGAGGTACTGATTATTTTTGCTGGTCAGAAGCTTGTCTTGGCATGAGGCACGTTTGGCACTAGTCGGTTCGGCTCCGATGGCCCTTGGCCGATGCCACGCTTGCCTGAAGCGCTTCCGCGAGATCCTGGAAGGCGGTCTCACCGCCCCGTGGTGAGGGAACTGTGATCGGGCGGCCGGCGAGTCTGGCGTCGATCCGCTCCTGGAGCTTCTCGCGGTATTCGTCTCGGTAAGCAAACGGGTCGAATGCCGCAACCGACAGCGTGTCGACAAGCATCTGGGCCATCTCTCGTTCATGCGGCGCGGCATCACCTTGCCGACCTTGGAGAGCAGCATGAGTTCCGGTACGCGGATCTCGTCCGGCCACAACATCGTGGTCATCTTGTGGATTGGGTTCGAGACCCGTTGGCCGGCCTAGGGTTTCGCGACTCGATCTCGGAACATTGCTGGCTCATCGCAGAAGAGGGTGTAGTCGGGGCTGTCGGTTTTCGAGGTTGCCCGCACGGATTTTCACGCTCGGCTGCACTCCTATCCGAGCGCGACGAGACGTGCGCCGGGGAACGAGCTATGCGCCGTCGTTGCCATCGCGCAGGGAATGGATCATGCTCTGCAGGATCCGGAACGCGCCTGACTGCTCGGTCTCGGTCATGCCGGCCAGCATTCTGACCTCGACGGACCGGACCGCTACGGTCGCCTTCTCCAGGCTCCGTCGTCCGCGAGGTGTGAGCCGCGCGGGAAGAACCTTCCCGACGGGCGCCTCCGCAGGCCTGGTCACGTAGCCCTCTCGTTCCAGGGCCTGGAGCAGCACGTTCATCGACTGCCGTGTCACGAACGCGCCCCGCGCGAGCTCGGAGTTCGACAAGCCCGGCCGTTGAGCCAGCAGCTCGAGGCAGGAGTAGTGCGTCACGCTCATCCCGAGTGGCCGCAGCGCCTCCTCCATGGCTGCGCGCAGGACGCTCGACGCCTCTTTCAGCAGGTAGCCCAGTGATTTGTTCAGGTCGACGCCGACACCGTCTTGACTCATGTCAGGATTCTGACATACATTGACCTGTGTCAGAAGACTGACACGTAAAGAAGGAGCATCATCATGCCCGCCACCGGCCCCGACTTCATCTCGCTCCAGGCGCGCGACCTGGACGCTTCGCAGGCGTTCTACGAGCAGTACCTCGGCCTCGTCCGCTCGCAGGCCGGACCTCCGCACGCCGTCGTCTTCGAGACGAAGCCGATTCGCGTTCGCACTCCGCGACGTCGTTCCCGGCACTGATCTCGCATCCGTTGCTCAGCCCGGCATCGGTGCCGCGATCTGGCTCCACGCCACAGACGTCCAGGCCATTCACGATGCTCTCGTCGCCGACGGTCACACCATCGTTTCCGCACCGATCGACGGCCCCTTCGGTCGGACATTCACCTTCGCCGACCCCGACGGCTACCAAGTCACTCTCCACGACCGCACCTGATAAGCCAGACGCCACCGGACGAGCACCGTTCCCCGAGGACCGCCGGTTGCGCGCGAGGCGCGAGAATCCGGGCGACATCCGTCAGCTCTTCGCGGTTAACCGTGTAGGCCGGTCTGGCGCGTCGGTGCCCG
This genomic interval carries:
- a CDS encoding SRPBCC family protein; protein product: MAQPSSENRGSRSGGLLRELPLEPLKAGAKALLMSAGERAAGFVGDKVEEMAERLTESAENGGAGLMAAVTGTKELAEGGSPVKSALKAGLTGMAEKAKGALGMGGGKGGKKGKSKVVNIIEHNDVGLPIRVVYDQWTRFEDFPSMTKKVLSVDQESDEKVNWKAQIFLSKRSWQATIVEQVPDERIVWTSTGAKGTADGSVTFHELAPDMTRILLVIEYYPQGFFEKTAYMWRAQGRRVRADFKYIKRHLMTRTILEQDAVEGWRGEIRDREVVKTNEEALREEEEAEYGPEAGEEEPQEYEGEYGEAEEVGEEGEYGDEGEEAEEYGEEEEGEYGDEENERGEESEAEEYEGEGEEEYDEGEGREDEDQHGRRRREAVTSSRRR
- the gvpJ gene encoding gas vesicle protein GvpJ → MTVASMQGGGGSPVQRGSSGDLAEVVELILDKGLVIDVFVRVSLVGIEIATVDARVVVASVDTYLRFAEATNRLDLEQKGGKDLPELVEGMTQSGVEGKTKGVIDAAKDKFDEFRSGDQAERREKQPVKRREPRSREREL
- a CDS encoding GvpL/GvpF family gas vesicle protein; protein product: MTTHARHAEGVRTEQEGTEKAVYVYGIIGRRDELPDELPSVGDDEAKVVLASRGELSALISEVRLVRPLGTREDLLAHERVLDTLAAETTVIPMRFGSVVTTEKAVVEELLDPHHDHFEAMLTELEGLVQFTVRGRYAVSAHLREIVAEVPEVRQLREDLSGLPEDAGYAERLRLGELVSNAVAQKRESDADTLIASLEPSSAASLSHAVAAEDDAVHVTFLVDREQIPQFEQAVDELGERWAGRIDLRLIGPLAPYDFLPGA
- a CDS encoding gas vesicle protein GvpG → MGLITGLLTLPLAPVRGVVWVAEQVKQHAEQQYYDPALIQRQIADVDDAYAAGALSDSERDRLHEDLLNRLFEAQRRRRGEEM
- the gvpO gene encoding gas vesicle protein GvpO; amino-acid sequence: MATARREGSGDREQPAERRRRNLPRQTGSRTPTTKSSPEQDRKPERVRQKHDSDDDKGRAQAQHPLKAAQVARLAVRQVHELTGRQPEGVTSLERSETGWVVGVEVVESRRVPDTADILAVYEAELDDDGDLVSYRRVDRYSRGRGNER
- a CDS encoding gas vesicle protein, producing the protein MNGYDGSDRATAPAVRGGGARAPTWYGERATSAQPQSANLADILERILDKGIVIAGDIQVNLLDIELLTIKLRLVVASVERAREMGIDWWEHDPTLSSGHRDLVEENRSLRSQVRELESGRSTTEAALEEGADEPFPEPHREVRERSTEEQDRG
- a CDS encoding GvpL/GvpF family gas vesicle protein, whose product is MAETLSYVYAILRAGVDISGRVAGIAGSEVRLVTSGSLAALVSTVDAGEFGEQGLRKNLEDMGWLETTVRAHSRVVEAAITAAPVAPLALATVYYNDDRVRAALAERGPAFADILELISGHAEWGVKAFADVSRKEQREPTASGPGGSQERPGQAYLGKLRERRKGQAEAERDVLQQAEEIHAALSDLSHANRVHPPQNRDLAGYQGLMVLNGAYLVDGARTEEFIAAVESIAAESALRIELTGPWAPYSFAMVEGTDQR
- a CDS encoding gas vesicle protein, with the translated sequence MSAIGAGRDISPLTVGDSREIALVDLLDRLLAGGVVLAGDITISLAGVDLVRVSLRAIITSIHEVTVDADSWEQVDDG
- a CDS encoding gas vesicle protein K, whose product is MGESSRDQRPERQRGLPHRIETDAESVQRDLVRLVLTIVELLRQLMERQALRRVDAGGLDEDQVEELGLALMKLEEAMAELRDRFGFAVEDLNLDLGPLGPLLPRDD
- a CDS encoding GlsB/YeaQ/YmgE family stress response membrane protein; translation: MGILSWILFGLIAGAIAKFILPGRDPGGIIVTILIGIVGGLLGGWISTHVMGGAGVSGFNVMSFVWAIIGSLILLLIYRLIIHRTHA
- a CDS encoding phosphotransferase family protein — protein: MTRRDWGGLPTAVRAAIEDQCGTVTRAVLPDAGRNSDVSATLHTGGGHVLFCKGVRLETPRARMHRHEAQVNPYLPPEVAPRLLWQVEVDGWLLLGFEHVPGRHADLSPGSPDLPQVAATVRALGEALTPCPLDVPRLAEQWTRLAAWRRLAHNPAAEPAAWLRDRLGEFIHRERRAFQALDGDTLAHTDLHPLNVLVADRARVVDWAWSRRAAPWVDPAFLVLRLIEAGHLPEAAERWAAATFPAWRTVTDETRTDFAVAVLGAWHHMFRVDPDPQRAPLVTVARRWVAHRLGETVDTAPLVSGMW
- a CDS encoding Ku family protein, with protein sequence MLVDTLSVAAFDPFAYRDEYREKLQERIDARLAGRPITVPSPRGGETAFQDLAEALQASVASAKGHRSRTD
- a CDS encoding MarR family winged helix-turn-helix transcriptional regulator; protein product: MSQDGVGVDLNKSLGYLLKEASSVLRAAMEEALRPLGMSVTHYSCLELLAQRPGLSNSELARGAFVTRQSMNVLLQALEREGYVTRPAEAPVGKVLPARLTPRGRRSLEKATVAVRSVEVRMLAGMTETEQSGAFRILQSMIHSLRDGNDGA